The Collimonas fungivorans Ter331 genome has a segment encoding these proteins:
- a CDS encoding nitrite/sulfite reductase translates to MYRYDQYDHLIVKERVAQYRDQVRRRLADELTEEEFLPLRLQNGLYMQRHAYMLRIAVPYGMLSSPQVRMFAHIARKYDRGYGHLTTRQNIQFNWINLEQSPDILAELATVEMHAIQTSGNCIRNTTSDELAGVAADEIIDPRPYAEMIREWSTFHPEFAFLPRKFKIAISGAEQDRAATAVHDIGLHVVKNAEGEVGFRVLVGGGMGRTPIIGSVIREFLPWQHALTYLEAILRVYNQHGRRDNKYKARIKILVKALSAEEFARQVEAEWLDIKDGPATLTAEELQRIAQYFTPPPYETLPATDAGFEGQKTDNKGFANWLKRNVKAHKVSGYAAVILSVKKTGVPPGDITAAQLDFVADLADQYSFGEVRVTHEQNLVLADVKISELFTVWQAVKAQGLATPNIGLLTDIICCPGGDFCSLANAKSIPIAQAIAEKFDNLDFQHDIGDIELNISGCINACGHHHVGNIGILGVDKDGSEWYQVSIGGAQGNNTSIGKIIGPSFSAQQMPVVIERLLNVYVQQRTEEELFIDTVQRLGIAPFKEFVYASPIPTGYTHGEDACVY, encoded by the coding sequence ATGTATCGCTACGATCAATACGATCACCTGATAGTCAAGGAACGGGTCGCCCAATACCGCGACCAGGTAAGACGCCGCCTGGCGGATGAACTGACGGAAGAAGAATTCCTGCCGCTGCGCCTGCAAAACGGCCTGTACATGCAGCGGCATGCCTACATGCTGCGCATCGCCGTGCCTTACGGCATGCTGTCCTCGCCGCAGGTGCGCATGTTCGCCCACATCGCCCGCAAGTACGACCGCGGCTACGGCCACCTGACCACGCGCCAGAACATCCAGTTCAACTGGATCAACCTGGAGCAGTCGCCGGACATCCTGGCGGAACTGGCCACGGTCGAAATGCATGCGATCCAGACTTCCGGCAACTGCATCCGCAACACGACTTCGGACGAACTGGCCGGCGTCGCCGCCGATGAAATCATCGATCCGCGTCCGTATGCCGAAATGATCCGCGAATGGAGCACCTTCCATCCCGAGTTCGCTTTCCTGCCGCGTAAATTCAAGATCGCCATCAGCGGCGCCGAACAAGACCGCGCCGCTACCGCCGTGCACGACATCGGCCTGCATGTGGTGAAGAATGCAGAAGGCGAAGTCGGCTTCCGCGTCCTGGTCGGCGGCGGCATGGGCCGTACTCCTATCATCGGCAGCGTGATTCGCGAATTCCTGCCGTGGCAGCATGCGCTGACTTACCTGGAAGCGATCCTGCGCGTCTACAACCAGCACGGCCGCCGCGACAACAAGTACAAGGCGCGCATCAAGATCCTGGTGAAAGCGTTGAGCGCCGAGGAATTCGCGCGCCAGGTGGAAGCCGAGTGGCTCGACATCAAGGACGGCCCGGCTACGCTGACGGCTGAAGAGCTGCAGCGGATTGCGCAGTACTTCACGCCGCCGCCGTATGAAACGTTGCCAGCCACCGATGCCGGCTTCGAAGGGCAGAAAACCGACAACAAGGGTTTCGCCAACTGGCTCAAGCGCAACGTCAAGGCGCACAAGGTGAGCGGCTATGCAGCGGTCATCTTGTCGGTGAAAAAGACTGGCGTGCCGCCGGGCGACATCACCGCCGCCCAGCTCGATTTCGTGGCCGACCTGGCCGACCAGTACAGCTTCGGCGAAGTGCGCGTGACGCACGAACAGAACCTGGTGCTGGCCGACGTCAAGATCAGCGAACTGTTCACGGTGTGGCAAGCAGTCAAGGCGCAAGGACTGGCGACGCCGAACATCGGCCTGCTGACCGACATCATCTGCTGCCCCGGCGGCGATTTCTGCTCGCTGGCCAACGCCAAGTCGATCCCGATCGCGCAAGCCATCGCTGAAAAATTCGACAACCTCGATTTCCAGCACGACATCGGCGACATCGAACTCAATATCTCGGGCTGCATCAATGCCTGCGGCCATCATCACGTCGGCAATATCGGCATCCTCGGCGTCGACAAGGACGGTTCCGAGTGGTACCAGGTTTCCATCGGCGGCGCGCAAGGCAACAACACCAGCATCGGCAAGATCATCGGGCCGTCGTTCTCGGCGCAGCAAATGCCGGTGGTGATCGAACGCCTGCTGAACGTGTATGTGCAGCAGCGCACCGAGGAAGAACTGTTCATCGATACAGTGCAGCGCCTGGGCATTGCGCCGTTCAAGGAATTTGTCTACGCCAGCCCGATCCCGACCGGCTACACCCATGGAGAGGATGCTTGTGTCTACTAA
- a CDS encoding DUF934 domain-containing protein has translation MLVSTNIIKNREVVADDWSVLRLNEGDSADSVSIPAGKVIVPFSVWNARRAQLLERAEVGVWLGSDAQADVVKDDLAHFSLVAVDFPKFTDGRGYSIAYNLRTRLGYNGELRAIGDVLRDQLFYMQRVGFNAFAVRADKDINDALKGLTDFSEKYQTSWDEKTPLFRRVQRQAVSQD, from the coding sequence ATGCTTGTGTCTACTAACATCATAAAGAACAGAGAAGTCGTCGCCGACGACTGGAGCGTGCTGCGCCTGAACGAAGGCGACAGCGCCGACAGCGTCAGTATCCCGGCCGGCAAGGTGATCGTGCCGTTCAGCGTCTGGAACGCCCGGCGCGCGCAGTTGCTGGAACGCGCGGAAGTCGGCGTCTGGCTGGGCAGCGATGCGCAAGCGGATGTGGTGAAAGACGACCTGGCGCATTTTTCCCTGGTCGCGGTCGATTTTCCCAAGTTCACCGACGGCCGCGGTTATTCGATCGCCTACAACCTGCGCACCCGGCTCGGCTACAACGGCGAATTGCGCGCCATCGGCGATGTCTTGCGCGATCAGCTGTTCTACATGCAGCGGGTGGGTTTCAACGCCTTTGCGGTGCGCGCCGACAAGGATATCAACGACGCCCTCAAAGGCCTCACCGATTTCTCGGAAAAATACCAGACTTCGTGGGACGAGAAGACGCCGCTGTTCCGCCGCGTGCAACGCCAAGCCGTCAGCCAGGATTGA
- a CDS encoding phosphoadenylyl-sulfate reductase, producing the protein MSSPTPTLPLSLPELVAATKATLEKIAAEYTPAVFASSLAAEDMVLTDLILRNRLQDRIAIFTLETGRLHAETLGMLGRIKETYGYDVTPYRPQPEAVAAYVEQNGLNAFYDSIEMRKECCRIRKIEPLNRALAGNKAWITGQRRAQSQTRAELHVQEQDEAHGMAKFNPLADWSEDDVWQYIRSNNVPYNPLHDKGYPSIGCEPCTRAIQPGEDVRAGRWWWENPDSKECGLHVVDGKLIRIKSVSQQNA; encoded by the coding sequence ATGAGCAGCCCGACCCCGACTCTACCGTTATCGCTGCCGGAACTGGTCGCCGCCACCAAGGCGACGCTGGAAAAAATCGCCGCCGAATATACGCCGGCGGTGTTCGCTTCCAGCCTCGCGGCCGAAGACATGGTGCTGACCGACCTGATCCTGCGCAACCGGCTGCAGGACAGGATTGCCATCTTCACCCTGGAAACCGGCCGCCTGCATGCCGAAACGCTGGGCATGCTGGGCCGCATCAAGGAAACCTACGGCTACGACGTCACGCCGTACCGGCCGCAGCCTGAAGCTGTCGCCGCCTATGTCGAACAGAACGGCTTGAACGCGTTTTACGACAGCATAGAGATGCGCAAGGAATGCTGCCGCATCCGCAAGATCGAGCCGCTGAACCGCGCCCTGGCCGGCAACAAGGCCTGGATCACCGGCCAGCGCCGGGCGCAGTCGCAGACTCGCGCCGAGCTGCATGTACAGGAGCAGGACGAAGCGCACGGCATGGCCAAGTTCAATCCGCTGGCAGACTGGTCGGAAGACGATGTCTGGCAATACATCCGCAGCAACAATGTGCCGTACAACCCGCTGCACGACAAAGGTTATCCGTCGATCGGCTGCGAACCGTGCACGCGCGCCATCCAGCCAGGCGAAGACGTGCGCGCCGGCCGCTGGTGGTGGGAAAACCCGGATTCGAAGGAATGCGGCTTGCATGTGGTCGACGGCAAACTGATCCGCATCAAATCCGTCTCACAGCAAAACGCTTGA
- the cysD gene encoding sulfate adenylyltransferase subunit CysD, with protein sequence MNTVVEKFFLDKAANRHLDWLESEAIHIMREVAAECSNPALLFSGGKDSVVLLRIAEKAFRPGKFPFPLVHIDTGHNFEEVITFRDKRVAELDERLIVGSVEDSIKRGTVRLRNPQTDSRNAAQAVTLLETIAEHKFDACIGGARRDEEKARAKERIFSFRDEFGQWNPKAQRPELWDLYNTRVHPGENMRVFPISNWTELDVWQYIAREKLELPPIYFAHQRQVIPRNGLLVPLTDLTPAREGETPELREVRFRTVGDISCTCPVASDAATVEAIIAETAVTQITERGATRMDDQTSEASMEKRKKEGYF encoded by the coding sequence ATGAACACAGTTGTTGAAAAATTTTTCCTGGACAAGGCCGCCAACCGCCATCTCGACTGGCTGGAATCGGAAGCGATCCACATCATGCGCGAAGTGGCGGCCGAATGCAGCAATCCGGCATTGCTGTTCTCGGGCGGCAAGGATTCCGTGGTGCTGCTGCGGATTGCGGAGAAAGCTTTCCGGCCGGGCAAATTCCCTTTCCCGCTGGTGCACATCGATACCGGCCACAACTTTGAAGAAGTCATCACCTTCCGCGACAAACGCGTGGCCGAACTGGATGAACGCCTGATCGTCGGCTCGGTCGAGGATTCGATCAAGCGCGGCACCGTGCGCTTGCGCAATCCGCAGACCGATTCGCGCAACGCCGCGCAAGCCGTCACCTTGCTGGAAACCATTGCAGAGCACAAGTTCGACGCCTGCATCGGCGGCGCTCGCCGCGACGAAGAAAAAGCGCGCGCCAAGGAACGCATCTTTTCTTTCCGCGACGAATTCGGCCAATGGAACCCGAAAGCACAGCGCCCTGAACTCTGGGACCTGTACAACACGCGCGTCCATCCAGGCGAAAACATGCGGGTATTCCCGATTTCGAACTGGACCGAGCTGGATGTCTGGCAATACATCGCGCGCGAAAAACTGGAACTGCCGCCCATCTATTTCGCCCACCAGCGCCAGGTAATCCCGCGCAACGGCCTGCTGGTGCCGCTGACCGACCTGACGCCGGCCAGGGAAGGCGAAACCCCGGAACTGCGCGAAGTGCGCTTCCGCACCGTCGGCGATATTTCCTGCACCTGCCCGGTGGCGTCCGATGCGGCTACCGTGGAAGCCATCATCGCTGAAACCGCGGTAACCCAGATCACCGAACGCGGCGCTACCCGGATGGACGACCAGACGTCGGAAGCCTCGATGGAAAAACGCAAGAAAGAAGGATATTTCTGA
- a CDS encoding sulfate adenylyltransferase subunit 1, which translates to MNAVVKNTVAATTPADAGNAPLERGLLRFITAGSVDDGKSTLIGRLLFDSKGIFADQLDAISRAKHKRTVGDTIDLSLLTDGLEAEREQGITIDVAYRYFATPKRKFIIADTPGHEQYTRNMVTGASTADAVIILIDVSKVKLGDDGSVELLTQTKRHSTIAHLLQIEHVIVAVNKMDLVNYDQSVYDRIVAAYQEFAAQLGLRDVRPIPLSALAGDNVVTAGDNMPWNQGPTLIELLESLSVYDESHDEPFRFPVQLVARHNGHEANDFRGYMGRIEAGKVHKGDKLVVQPSGQSATVKDILVLEGSLPSAVVGQSVTLLLDEYLDISRGDMLTSVERAPALLKTVSADLCWLSEDALDLRRKYWLKHSTKQVAARIAKVDTLLDINTQERRPAESLKLNDIARVSLNLQQAIAADSYDAIRATGAFILIDEVTHQTVAAGMIRLSPGFD; encoded by the coding sequence ATGAACGCCGTTGTAAAAAACACTGTTGCAGCGACAACCCCTGCCGACGCCGGCAATGCGCCGCTGGAGCGCGGCTTGCTGCGTTTCATTACCGCCGGTTCGGTGGATGACGGCAAGAGCACGCTGATCGGCCGCCTGCTGTTTGACAGCAAGGGCATTTTCGCCGACCAGCTGGACGCCATCTCGCGCGCCAAGCACAAACGCACCGTCGGCGACACCATCGACCTGTCGCTGCTGACCGACGGCCTGGAAGCCGAACGCGAACAAGGCATCACGATCGACGTCGCCTATCGCTATTTCGCCACGCCGAAACGCAAGTTCATCATAGCCGACACCCCGGGCCATGAGCAGTACACACGCAATATGGTGACTGGCGCCTCGACCGCGGATGCGGTCATCATCCTGATCGACGTCTCCAAGGTGAAACTGGGCGACGACGGCAGCGTCGAGCTGCTGACCCAGACCAAGCGCCATTCGACCATCGCCCACCTGCTGCAGATCGAGCACGTGATCGTCGCCGTCAACAAGATGGACCTGGTGAACTACGACCAGTCCGTGTACGACCGCATCGTCGCCGCCTACCAGGAATTCGCCGCCCAACTGGGCTTGCGCGATGTCCGCCCGATCCCGCTGTCGGCGCTGGCCGGCGACAATGTGGTGACCGCTGGCGACAACATGCCGTGGAACCAGGGGCCGACCCTGATCGAGCTGCTGGAATCGCTCAGCGTCTACGATGAATCGCATGACGAACCTTTCCGTTTCCCGGTGCAGCTGGTGGCGCGCCACAACGGCCACGAAGCGAACGATTTCCGCGGCTACATGGGCCGCATCGAAGCCGGCAAGGTGCACAAGGGCGACAAGCTGGTGGTGCAGCCGAGCGGCCAGAGCGCCACGGTGAAAGACATCCTGGTGCTGGAAGGCTCGCTGCCGTCGGCGGTGGTCGGCCAGTCCGTGACCTTGCTGCTGGACGAATACCTGGATATCTCGCGCGGCGACATGCTGACTTCGGTAGAGCGCGCGCCGGCCTTGCTGAAAACCGTCAGCGCTGACCTCTGCTGGCTGTCGGAAGATGCACTCGACCTGCGCCGCAAATACTGGCTGAAGCACAGCACCAAACAAGTCGCGGCGCGCATCGCCAAGGTCGATACGCTGCTCGACATCAATACCCAGGAACGGCGCCCGGCCGAATCGCTCAAGCTGAACGACATCGCCCGCGTATCGCTCAACCTGCAGCAAGCCATCGCTGCCGATTCCTACGATGCGATCCGCGCTACCGGCGCCTTCATCCTGATTGACGAAGTTACGCACCAGACGGTCGCCGCCGGCATGATTCGGCTATCACCCGGGTTCGACTAA
- the cobA gene encoding uroporphyrinogen-III C-methyltransferase, which translates to MQATHSSRKPAYGKVYLIGAGPGAADLITVRGARLLAQADVVLHDALVTEEMLALCPQAVKIPVGKRCGKLSTAQQFINKQMIDSARKYALVVRLKGGDPMLFGRADEELRALEQHGIAAEVVPGISAALAAAATTQQPLTKRGVARSVAFFTSSTAPGESDQVNIPSCDTLVQYMGGREAAATAQRLLAQGRAASTPVVVVENCSRDNQRIQRLRLDRLESGLQLCEGPVLVMIGEALASRPQQTLITADGQDEQNAA; encoded by the coding sequence ATGCAAGCTACTCACTCCTCCCGCAAACCTGCCTACGGCAAGGTTTACCTGATCGGCGCCGGCCCCGGCGCGGCCGACCTGATTACCGTACGCGGCGCCAGGTTGCTGGCGCAGGCCGACGTGGTCTTGCATGACGCGCTGGTCACCGAGGAAATGCTGGCGCTGTGCCCGCAGGCTGTGAAAATCCCGGTGGGAAAACGCTGCGGCAAGCTGTCTACCGCCCAGCAGTTCATCAACAAGCAGATGATCGACAGTGCGCGCAAGTACGCGCTGGTGGTGCGCCTGAAAGGCGGCGACCCGATGCTGTTCGGCCGCGCCGACGAAGAATTGCGGGCGCTGGAGCAGCATGGCATCGCAGCGGAAGTGGTGCCAGGCATCAGCGCCGCACTAGCGGCCGCCGCGACCACCCAGCAGCCCTTGACCAAGCGCGGCGTGGCGCGCAGCGTCGCCTTCTTCACCTCGAGCACGGCCCCCGGCGAATCGGACCAGGTCAATATTCCTTCTTGCGACACGCTGGTGCAGTACATGGGCGGACGCGAAGCGGCGGCAACCGCGCAGCGCCTGCTGGCGCAGGGCCGCGCTGCCTCGACGCCGGTGGTGGTGGTGGAAAACTGCAGCCGCGACAACCAGCGCATCCAGCGCTTGCGCCTGGACCGGCTTGAGTCAGGCTTGCAGCTGTGCGAAGGACCGGTGCTGGTGATGATAGGCGAGGCTTTGGCCAGCCGCCCGCAACAAACGCTGATAACAGCCGACGGGCAAGACGAGCAGAACGCAGCCTGA
- a CDS encoding DUF3563 family protein, translated as MKKLAQASSAPDAEQAYLAAAQDHQDLERRLRVLDCRHGSLLHTLRVMKVRSY; from the coding sequence ATGAAAAAGCTGGCCCAGGCAAGCAGCGCGCCGGATGCCGAGCAGGCTTATCTCGCCGCCGCCCAGGATCACCAGGACCTGGAGCGGCGCTTGCGGGTGCTGGATTGCCGGCACGGATCGCTCCTGCATACTTTGCGGGTCATGAAAGTCCGTTCTTATTGA
- a CDS encoding LysR substrate-binding domain-containing protein, with protein sequence MKTRLPPLKPLRVFEAVVRTGSLTLAAAELHLTHSAVSQQIKLLEQHFDQTLFVRGQRGVEPTAAARIFFADVKAGLDRISLAAEQLLNTGKVRIIRVSCTPSMAMRWLIPRLSSFQIENPRVEIRVTTSTVAVDALKEPFDVLIRRSPMHRAEYECIRFLDDVLTPVASPRYLQQHPCKTPADLLQASLLHLSTRSESWTRWFSEVGVPVKGQLSGQIYEHFFLSLQAALTDLGVALGSLAMIEEDLAHGSLLPLFPDLLLRDKGFHLLYRPSHQDPQLANFIAWLQLKGKQTSASIIAAAK encoded by the coding sequence ATGAAAACACGTCTGCCGCCGCTCAAGCCGCTGCGCGTATTCGAAGCCGTGGTGCGTACCGGCAGCTTGACGCTGGCTGCCGCCGAACTGCACCTGACGCACAGCGCGGTAAGCCAGCAGATCAAGCTGCTGGAGCAGCATTTCGACCAGACCTTGTTTGTCAGGGGACAGCGCGGGGTCGAGCCGACGGCGGCGGCGCGGATATTTTTTGCCGACGTCAAAGCCGGCCTGGACCGTATTTCGCTGGCGGCCGAGCAACTGCTCAATACGGGAAAAGTGCGCATCATCCGCGTCAGCTGCACGCCGTCGATGGCGATGCGCTGGCTGATTCCGCGGCTGTCGTCGTTTCAGATAGAAAATCCGCGGGTCGAGATCCGCGTCACGACATCAACCGTTGCGGTCGACGCCCTCAAGGAACCGTTCGATGTACTGATACGGCGCAGCCCGATGCATCGCGCCGAGTATGAATGCATACGATTCCTGGACGATGTGCTGACGCCAGTGGCGTCGCCGCGCTACCTGCAGCAGCACCCATGCAAGACCCCGGCCGATTTGTTGCAAGCTTCCCTGCTTCATTTATCGACCCGGTCGGAAAGCTGGACGCGCTGGTTCAGTGAGGTCGGCGTACCGGTCAAAGGCCAGCTGTCTGGCCAGATCTATGAGCATTTTTTCTTGAGTTTACAAGCTGCGCTTACCGATCTCGGGGTGGCATTGGGATCGCTGGCCATGATCGAGGAAGACCTGGCGCATGGCAGCCTGTTGCCGCTGTTTCCAGATTTGCTGCTGCGCGACAAAGGATTTCATTTGCTGTACCGCCCGAGCCACCAGGATCCGCAACTGGCCAACTTTATCGCGTGGCTGCAATTGAAAGGAAAGCAGACTTCCGCCAGCATTATCGCGGCGGCAAAGTAG
- a CDS encoding sirohydrochlorin chelatase, producing MSESLSASQSASQSASQSIPQQALILFAHGARDPAWAAPFESLQQLIQRQRPQLLVRLAFLELMQPDLPQLLQQLVAAGVSEASVVPVFLGQGGHVRRDLPALIAQARQQHPQLAITVAQAVGEQPDVQDAIAQYCISTLPPR from the coding sequence ATGTCTGAATCTCTGTCCGCTTCTCAGTCCGCTTCTCAGTCCGCATCTCAGTCGATACCGCAGCAAGCGCTCATCCTGTTCGCCCACGGCGCCCGCGACCCGGCCTGGGCGGCGCCGTTCGAGTCCTTGCAGCAGCTGATCCAGCGCCAGCGGCCGCAACTGCTGGTCAGGCTGGCTTTCCTTGAACTGATGCAGCCCGACCTGCCGCAGCTGCTGCAGCAGCTGGTCGCCGCCGGCGTCAGCGAAGCCAGCGTGGTGCCGGTATTCCTGGGGCAGGGCGGCCATGTCAGGCGCGACCTGCCGGCATTGATCGCACAGGCCCGGCAGCAGCATCCGCAACTGGCCATCACGGTGGCGCAGGCGGTCGGCGAGCAGCCGGACGTGCAGGATGCCATCGCTCAATACTGTATTTCTACTTTGCCGCCGCGATAA
- the lptG gene encoding LPS export ABC transporter permease LptG has translation MKVLQRYFTSEIVRSVLFTLAAFLALFAFFDLMNELPSVGRGGYKLQHAFFFVLLGLPSYAYELMPIAALIGTIYTLSQFAARSEFTIMRVSSMSTMMTAKILIKIGLLFVIATVLIGEFVSPKSAEFAEKVKLEARGSSISQKFKTGLWSKDVIRAGADGASGDIVGSRFINIGEIRPDGQLVGVKLYEFDRNLHMTSLILAAHAEYQGKHTWRMADVVQTDFVNGTSTEDITTAIATKKFPSKDLVSEITPEILSVLFADPDHMSAYNLWSYSQHLAENNQHTERYDIAFWKKLVYPLSVFVMMALALPFAYLHFRTGGVSLKIFTGIMIGVSFQLVNTLFSHLGLLNTWPPFFTAALPSTIFLLIAIGALWKIERS, from the coding sequence ATGAAGGTCCTGCAGCGTTATTTCACCTCCGAGATAGTCCGTTCCGTCCTGTTCACGCTGGCGGCTTTCCTGGCGCTGTTCGCCTTCTTCGACCTGATGAACGAACTGCCGTCGGTCGGCCGCGGCGGCTACAAGCTGCAGCACGCCTTCTTTTTCGTCTTGCTGGGTTTGCCGAGCTATGCCTATGAGCTGATGCCGATTGCAGCCCTGATCGGCACCATCTATACCTTGTCGCAATTCGCCGCGCGCTCCGAATTCACCATCATGCGCGTCTCCAGCATGTCGACCATGATGACCGCCAAGATCCTGATCAAGATCGGCCTGCTGTTTGTGATCGCCACGGTGCTGATCGGAGAATTCGTTTCCCCCAAGAGCGCCGAGTTTGCCGAGAAAGTGAAGCTGGAAGCCAGGGGCTCGTCGATCTCGCAGAAATTCAAGACCGGCTTGTGGAGCAAGGATGTGATACGGGCCGGCGCCGACGGCGCCAGCGGCGACATCGTCGGTTCGCGCTTTATCAATATCGGCGAAATCCGGCCGGACGGCCAGCTGGTCGGCGTCAAGCTGTATGAATTCGACCGCAACCTGCACATGACGTCCCTGATCCTGGCCGCCCATGCCGAGTACCAGGGCAAGCACACCTGGCGCATGGCCGATGTGGTGCAGACCGATTTTGTCAACGGCACCTCGACCGAAGACATCACCACCGCGATCGCCACCAAGAAATTCCCGAGCAAGGACCTGGTGTCGGAAATCACGCCGGAGATCCTGTCGGTCCTGTTTGCCGACCCGGACCATATGTCGGCCTACAATTTATGGTCTTATTCCCAGCATCTGGCGGAAAACAACCAGCATACCGAGCGCTACGACATCGCGTTCTGGAAAAAGCTGGTGTACCCCTTGTCGGTATTCGTGATGATGGCGCTGGCCTTGCCGTTCGCCTACCTGCATTTCCGTACTGGCGGCGTCAGCCTGAAGATCTTTACCGGGATCATGATCGGTGTAAGCTTCCAGCTGGTGAACACGCTGTTTTCGCACCTCGGCTTGCTCAATACCTGGCCGCCCTTTTTCACCGCGGCCTTGCCGAGCACCATCTTCCTGCTGATCGCCATCGGCGCCTTGTGGAAGATCGAGCGAAGTTAG
- the lptF gene encoding LPS export ABC transporter permease LptF, giving the protein MIFQRALRRELISTAGAVFTTLFTIIITVMLIKILGQAAGGQIASQDVVALIGFQSLNYMPILLILTGYISVLLVVTRSYQDSEMVVWFASGQSLVRWIQPVLWFGLPLIILTTFLSFVATPWANSQSAQYRERFEKREDISRVSPGKFQESASANRIYFVEGLAGDASKVKNVFVNTQQDGRNSIVVAKEGNIELDKNGDKFLILSKGRRYDVLSSQNEFRIMEFERYGVLVASNSQAVNGDKSARALPTGDLLKDRNGFNMGELLWRLSLPLMALCLMLLAIPLSFVNPRVGRSASLLIALLLFITYSNVTNIFQASVVQGRMSFGIAWWPMHLVVLIIIGLLFMWRLNVNSRCHPLVMWSAVKHARLIKDKKTIKKTAAT; this is encoded by the coding sequence ATGATCTTTCAGCGCGCACTCCGACGCGAATTAATTAGCACCGCTGGTGCAGTTTTTACTACGCTCTTCACAATTATCATCACGGTGATGCTGATCAAGATTCTGGGACAAGCAGCCGGAGGACAGATTGCGTCCCAGGACGTGGTCGCGCTGATCGGTTTCCAATCCTTGAATTACATGCCGATCCTGCTGATCCTGACCGGCTACATTTCGGTGCTGCTGGTGGTCACGCGCAGCTACCAGGATTCGGAAATGGTGGTCTGGTTCGCTTCCGGCCAGAGCCTGGTGCGCTGGATCCAGCCGGTGCTGTGGTTCGGCCTGCCGCTCATCATCCTGACCACTTTCCTCAGCTTCGTGGCGACGCCCTGGGCCAACAGCCAGAGCGCGCAGTACCGCGAGCGCTTCGAAAAGCGCGAAGACATCTCCCGGGTATCGCCCGGCAAGTTCCAGGAATCGGCCTCGGCCAACCGCATCTACTTCGTCGAAGGGCTGGCCGGCGACGCCAGCAAGGTCAAGAATGTCTTCGTCAATACCCAGCAGGACGGCAGGAACAGCATCGTGGTGGCCAAGGAAGGCAATATCGAGCTGGACAAGAACGGCGACAAATTCCTGATCCTGTCGAAAGGGCGGCGCTATGACGTCCTCTCCAGCCAGAACGAGTTCCGGATCATGGAATTCGAGCGTTACGGCGTGCTGGTGGCCAGCAATTCGCAGGCGGTGAACGGCGACAAGTCGGCGCGCGCCCTGCCTACCGGCGACCTGCTGAAAGACCGCAACGGCTTCAACATGGGCGAGCTGCTGTGGCGCCTGTCGCTGCCGCTGATGGCGCTGTGCCTGATGCTGCTGGCGATACCGCTGAGTTTCGTCAATCCGCGCGTCGGCCGTTCGGCCAGCTTGCTGATCGCGCTGCTGCTGTTCATCACCTACAGCAACGTGACCAATATTTTCCAGGCTTCGGTGGTGCAGGGGCGGATGTCGTTCGGCATCGCCTGGTGGCCGATGCACCTGGTGGTGCTGATCATCATCGGTTTGCTGTTCATGTGGAGGCTCAATGTCAACAGCCGCTGTCACCCCCTGGTCATGTGGTCGGCTGTCAAGCATGCGCGCCTGATTAAAGACAAAAAAACGATTAAAAAAACGGCGGCAACATGA